A segment of the Saccopteryx leptura isolate mSacLep1 chromosome 11, mSacLep1_pri_phased_curated, whole genome shotgun sequence genome:
TGCTTTTCTGAGATCGATCGGCTGTGACCGTCCCATCGACTACAGCATGGAGCGCGTTGGTCCTGTCCTGAGGCAGGAGTACCCTGGAGGCGTGGATGTGGTGTACGAATCCGTAGGGGGCGCCATGTTTGACTTGGCTGTCCAGGCCTTGGCCATCAAAGGGCGCCTGATAGTGATTGGCTTTATCTCCGGCTACCAGACTCCGACCGGCCTTTCGCCAGTGAGAGCAGAAACGTTACCCGCCAAACTGCTGCAGAAGTCCGCCAGCGTCCGGGGCTTCTTTCTGAACCATTACCTTTCTGAGTACCGAGAGGCCATGGGCCACTTGGTCAAGATGTGTGCAAGTGGAGACCTGGTCTGCCAGGTGGACCTGGGTGACCTGTCCGCAGGGGGCAGGTTCACGGGCCTGGAGGCCGTGTTCCGGGCTGTCGATTACATGTACATGGGAAGAAACACTGGAAAAGTTGTCGTTGAATTACCTCACTCTGTCAACAGCAAGCTGTAAAAACAGAACAATTGCATAAATCAAAGGAGAAGGAAAATGGGTACTTGTTGCAGCAGAATTACTcaaatctatttatatattttagttggGAACGGAGAGAATAGTTCTTAAAACAAAACTAAGGTGTTAATGCAtaggtttctctttttctttcctttttcttttttttttgcccctccttgaaaaaaaataaattaaatgtgctAATAAAACTTCCCTGCATGGCTCAGAGGTAAAACCTTTACATTCAATCCTTTGGTCATGGACAGTCTCATTCCAGATTTTATTGTTCCTGGGAAGTAAATTAATTCCTGATGCAGGAGCTGATCAAATCAGGATGTCTTCAGCTTGATGAGATTTTAAAATTGGGTCTTGAAAACAGTTCACAAATTCTTTGTTTCAGAAGAGTTTGGTCCTGGGctaataaataagttaataagtGAGAGACAGTGGAAAAATCAACCATCTTTCAGAGTCCATATTCTCAGGAAatggcccctcccccccacccctaaaTCACTAGCCGACTCTCTAAACAGAAATTTGGAGGAATTTCTCccaaaactttgatttttttaaatgagattacTGGGGGAAAAATGATTACGTGAACACCGATCTATTTTAAAGAAGTTTCCTGTGTTTACGGGCAAGGCCCATGTGGGATGGAAAATGTCACTCCTCCTTTCAGCAGCAAATCAATCATCCTGAAAACTTCCAGGGACAAAAAAGCAGGTTTGTGGAAGGGCGGACGGGGGTTTGGGGACACCTGAGAAGCTTTACTACGTGTCCGGGACAGGTGTGTGCTCCATCCACAGCGCGAGGGGCCACACAACCAAAGAGCTGCTCTGGGAACACCGCAGGGGAGTCCTAGCAGATGCGTGAGGTCGGACTGACTACACAGCGCCGCACGGCGACGGGGACCAGAGCCATCGGCTTCGCATCCGAGACTTTTGGGCACACGGAGGTGCGTTTCATCTCTGAATCATGGGAATAGAATTGCACGCAGCCTGGTTTCTCTGTTCCCAGTCTACTTGATCCCCAGGTTCTGGTGGAGTGAGCCTCTTCCGGTCCCTGTGGCCACGTGTCACACACCCGTGTCCCTGAGTTGAATGCTTTCTCTTCTGCGTCATGCCTATGACTGGTCTTGCCAGCCCCCTAAACTTCAGCTCCTCACAGAAGACTGCTCCCACCTTCCTCGTGAACTTGGAAACGCCACGGGGGCCTCGTTCTAAGCAAAGAAGGCAAAGCCCCACCAGATGATTTTTCAAAGCCTGGGGTGTTTCTGTGTGTCTCATCACATGCTAAACAAATAGGAAGACCATTAAAGGCAGTCCAGAAAACTTGGTGaccat
Coding sequences within it:
- the PTGR3 gene encoding prostaglandin reductase 3 isoform X2 encodes the protein MAPGSFAEYTVVPAHIATLVPAVTPEYLTLLVSGTTAYISLKELGGLEEGKKVLVTAAAGGTGQFAVQLAKKAKCHVIGTCSSAQKSAFLRSIGCDRPIDYSMERVGPVLRQEYPGGVDVVYESVGGAMFDLAVQALAIKGRLIVIGFISGYQTPTGLSPVRAETLPAKLLQKSASVRGFFLNHYLSEYREAMGHLVKMCASGDLVCQVDLGDLSAGGRFTGLEAVFRAVDYMYMGRNTGKVVVELPHSVNSKL